Proteins encoded within one genomic window of Candidatus Dormiibacterota bacterium:
- a CDS encoding CDP-alcohol phosphatidyltransferase family protein, which translates to MFTTRFQDWVRAGARRLVRLLGLDRLNPNTITVVGLLINAVSGVLIAAGQLIVGGVVLLLASLFDVLDGAVARVTGKVYRYGAFLDSTTDRYAEGFTYIGLLWYFLFNGHHTVEPMLVIAALTGSLLVSYVRARAQSLGFVCDGGLLARPERVVFTVIGLLVPPLLLPVLWILALLTNITAVQRIWFVWRQSRQTAAVD; encoded by the coding sequence GTGTTCACGACTCGGTTCCAGGACTGGGTTAGGGCCGGCGCCCGCCGGCTGGTCCGGCTGCTCGGCCTCGACCGCCTCAATCCCAACACCATCACCGTGGTGGGGCTGCTGATCAACGCCGTCAGCGGCGTGCTCATCGCCGCCGGCCAGCTCATCGTCGGCGGTGTCGTGCTGCTCCTGGCGAGCCTCTTCGACGTCCTCGACGGTGCGGTCGCCCGGGTGACCGGGAAGGTGTACCGGTACGGCGCCTTCCTCGACTCCACCACCGATCGCTACGCCGAGGGCTTCACCTACATCGGGCTGCTCTGGTACTTCCTGTTCAACGGCCACCACACCGTCGAGCCGATGCTGGTGATCGCCGCGCTCACCGGCTCGCTGCTGGTGTCGTACGTGCGGGCGCGGGCACAGTCGCTCGGCTTCGTCTGCGACGGCGGCCTGCTCGCCCGTCCCGAGCGGGTGGTCTTCACCGTGATCGGCCTGCTGGTGCCGCCGCTGCTGCTGCCCGTCCTCTGGATCCTCGCCCTGCTCACCAACATCACCGCGGTGCAGCGCATCTGGTTCGTCTGGCGGCAGTCGCGGCAGACCGCGGCGGTGGACTGA
- a CDS encoding DUF2127 domain-containing protein, whose amino-acid sequence MGRLRALLAWLRWEMTREIEVDGVIRLIILERFIKGGVLLFGGIVLVAVGSTTDLHRIAEDLQVQLVLEPGRHLWRRILTWVLARLGSHPDAIGVAAILYGLLECVEGVGLTLRKRWAEYLVVLATSAFLPLEISEVLRRVTPLKVVALLVNIAIVVYLVWRKRLFMERPHPAEPAAA is encoded by the coding sequence ATGGGCCGTCTCCGGGCCCTGCTCGCCTGGCTGCGCTGGGAGATGACCCGCGAGATCGAGGTGGACGGGGTCATCCGCCTGATCATCCTGGAGCGGTTCATCAAGGGCGGGGTGCTGCTCTTCGGCGGCATCGTCCTGGTCGCCGTCGGCAGCACCACCGACCTGCACCGCATCGCCGAGGACCTCCAGGTGCAGCTCGTCCTCGAGCCCGGGCGTCACCTCTGGCGCCGCATCCTCACCTGGGTGCTCGCGCGACTCGGGTCGCACCCCGACGCCATCGGCGTCGCCGCCATCCTCTACGGGCTGCTGGAGTGCGTCGAGGGGGTTGGGCTGACCCTCCGCAAGCGCTGGGCCGAGTACCTGGTGGTGCTCGCCACCTCCGCCTTCCTCCCCCTCGAGATCTCCGAGGTGCTCCGCCGCGTCACCCCGCTGAAGGTGGTCGCGCTGCTGGTGAACATCGCCATCGTCGTCTACCTGGTGTGGCGCAAGCGGCTGTTCATGGAGCGGCCGCACCCGGCCGAGCCGGCGGCGGCGTAG
- a CDS encoding SDR family oxidoreductase has translation MDLGLRGRAAFVAASSQGMGRATAECFAAEGADVGMCARGAEALEEAAAAVRAHGVRAVTRVADLAEAAEAGPALEAVAGELGRLDALVVNAGGPPPGVFRQLDDAAWQRAHDLTLMSAVRLVRAALPWLERSDAGSVLFISSLSIRQPIGNLVLSNAVRAAVLGLAKSLATEIAPVRVNTLMPGMVRTGRALALARARAAEGQSADEVMAAQAQSIPLRRYGEPDEFARVAVFISSPAASYVTGANIPVDGGIIQAP, from the coding sequence GTGGACCTGGGACTGCGCGGCCGCGCCGCCTTCGTGGCGGCGTCGAGCCAGGGGATGGGGCGGGCGACCGCCGAGTGCTTCGCCGCCGAGGGCGCCGACGTCGGCATGTGCGCCCGGGGCGCCGAGGCGCTGGAGGAGGCGGCGGCCGCGGTGCGCGCCCACGGGGTCCGGGCCGTCACCCGGGTGGCCGACCTCGCCGAGGCCGCCGAGGCGGGGCCGGCCCTCGAGGCGGTGGCCGGCGAGCTGGGCCGGCTCGACGCCCTGGTGGTGAATGCCGGCGGCCCGCCGCCGGGCGTCTTCCGCCAGCTCGACGACGCCGCCTGGCAGCGTGCCCACGACCTCACCCTGATGAGCGCGGTGCGGCTGGTGCGTGCCGCGCTGCCGTGGCTGGAGCGCTCCGACGCGGGCAGCGTGCTGTTCATCTCCTCCCTCTCGATCCGCCAGCCGATCGGCAACCTGGTGCTCAGCAACGCGGTGCGCGCCGCCGTGCTCGGCCTCGCCAAGTCGCTCGCCACCGAGATCGCGCCGGTGCGCGTCAACACGCTGATGCCGGGGATGGTGCGCACCGGTCGCGCGCTGGCGCTGGCCCGGGCGCGCGCCGCCGAGGGACAGAGCGCCGACGAGGTGATGGCGGCGCAGGCGCAGTCGATCCCGCTGCGCCGCTATGGCGAGCCTGATGAGTTCGCGCGGGTTGCGGTGTTCATCTCGTCGCCGGCCGCGTCCTACGTCACCGGCGCGAACATTCCCGTCGACGGGGGCATCATCCAGGCGCCCTAG
- a CDS encoding type VI secretion system tube protein Hcp: protein MAFDAFLKLVPAAAAQPAPTGESQDAKHPGEIPISGYNLGITQHITQGSASAGAGAGKATFTDFSFTTPVSKASPLLFQACAAGARFSQAIVSLRKAGGASKGAGFDFLKITMNGVFVSGYSSGGAAGDESPHDDVHLSCAGMHFDYTPQRPDGSADTPVKGGWDITKNVPA, encoded by the coding sequence GTGGCATTTGACGCCTTCCTCAAGCTCGTGCCCGCCGCCGCCGCCCAGCCGGCTCCCACCGGCGAGAGCCAGGATGCGAAGCACCCGGGGGAGATCCCGATCTCCGGCTACAACCTCGGCATCACCCAGCACATCACCCAGGGTTCGGCCAGTGCCGGAGCCGGCGCCGGCAAGGCCACCTTCACCGACTTCAGCTTCACGACCCCCGTCAGCAAGGCCTCGCCGCTGCTCTTCCAGGCGTGCGCGGCGGGCGCGCGCTTCTCCCAGGCGATCGTCAGCCTGCGCAAGGCAGGTGGTGCCAGCAAGGGTGCGGGGTTCGACTTCCTCAAGATCACCATGAACGGCGTCTTCGTCAGCGGCTACAGCTCGGGAGGCGCCGCCGGTGACGAGTCTCCGCACGACGACGTCCACCTGAGCTGCGCGGGCATGCACTTCGACTACACCCCGCAGCGGCCGGACGGCAGCGCCGACACCCCGGTCAAGGGCGGCTGGGACATCACCAAGAACGTTCCCGCCTAG
- a CDS encoding methyltransferase, whose translation MTQAPSGDPRRLREVLDAAGYSEPSVLSALGLPRLPEVLGIQRRMLLHRTRGGSPLETLVRLLILGEPVTDGAFRAAVAPTRLGDWARAGLVTEDGGSVRPLVRLRPHNDLLLAADPPRGLDDPLRGDFVMGVGSSSITLAELTVRRHSRRTLDLGTGSGIQALLAAPHSDAVVAADRNPRAVAFAAFNAALNAAGNVEARHGDLFGPVAGERFDLVVSNPPFVISPERAYLYRDADVEGDALCRQVVREGAAHLEPGGFCQLLCNFAVPAGGNWSEVVGEWCADTGCDAWAMCAEIQEPEVYATVWITHTEPPHRHEDLFETWMDHYRRRGIAAMGSGLLVLRRAEEGRSPWFRAEQAVTRVPGDCGDQILRGFALRDLLDRLPGEEALLSARLRLSPDACLEQSCTPGAEGWEVERTSVRLVRGLGYQGVIDPHGAMLLGRCTGAAPLGELLADLSRDLGVELDTLLPGALQVTRSLVEQGFLLPG comes from the coding sequence GTGACCCAGGCTCCGAGTGGCGACCCCCGCCGGCTCCGCGAGGTGCTCGACGCCGCCGGCTACTCCGAGCCGTCGGTGCTCTCCGCCCTCGGCCTGCCGCGCCTGCCCGAGGTGCTGGGGATCCAGCGCCGGATGCTGCTGCACCGAACCCGGGGCGGCTCGCCGCTGGAGACGCTGGTGCGGCTCCTGATCCTCGGCGAGCCGGTCACCGACGGCGCGTTCCGTGCCGCGGTGGCGCCGACCCGGCTCGGCGACTGGGCGCGCGCCGGCCTGGTGACCGAGGACGGCGGCAGCGTCCGCCCGCTGGTGCGGCTGCGCCCCCACAACGACCTGCTCCTCGCCGCCGATCCGCCCCGCGGCCTCGACGACCCCCTCCGCGGCGACTTCGTGATGGGCGTGGGCAGCAGCTCGATCACCCTGGCGGAGCTCACCGTGCGCCGCCACAGCCGCCGCACCCTGGACCTCGGCACCGGCTCCGGGATCCAGGCGCTGCTCGCCGCTCCCCACAGCGACGCCGTGGTCGCCGCCGACCGCAACCCGCGGGCGGTGGCCTTCGCCGCCTTCAACGCCGCGCTCAACGCCGCCGGCAACGTCGAGGCGCGCCACGGCGATCTCTTCGGTCCGGTCGCCGGCGAGCGCTTCGACCTGGTCGTCTCCAACCCGCCCTTCGTGATCTCGCCGGAGCGCGCCTACCTCTATCGCGACGCCGACGTCGAGGGCGACGCGCTCTGCCGCCAGGTGGTGCGCGAGGGGGCGGCGCACCTCGAGCCCGGCGGCTTCTGCCAGCTCCTCTGCAACTTCGCGGTGCCCGCCGGCGGCAACTGGAGCGAGGTGGTCGGAGAGTGGTGCGCGGACACCGGCTGCGACGCCTGGGCGATGTGCGCGGAGATCCAGGAGCCCGAGGTGTACGCGACCGTGTGGATCACCCACACCGAGCCGCCGCATCGCCACGAGGATCTCTTCGAGACCTGGATGGATCACTACCGGCGCCGCGGCATCGCCGCCATGGGCAGCGGGTTGCTGGTGCTGCGGCGTGCCGAGGAGGGCCGCAGCCCGTGGTTCCGCGCCGAGCAGGCGGTCACCCGCGTCCCCGGCGACTGCGGCGACCAGATCCTGCGCGGCTTCGCCCTCCGCGACCTTCTGGATCGCCTGCCCGGCGAGGAGGCGCTGCTCTCGGCGCGGCTGCGGCTGTCCCCGGACGCATGCCTGGAGCAGAGCTGCACCCCCGGCGCCGAGGGCTGGGAGGTCGAGCGGACCAGCGTCCGGCTGGTGCGCGGCCTCGGCTACCAGGGGGTCATCGACCCCCACGGCGCGATGCTGCTGGGCCGCTGCACCGGCGCCGCCCCGCTCGGCGAGCTGCTCGCCGACCTGTCCCGCGACCTCGGTGTGGAGCTCGACACCCTGCTGCCCGGCGCCCTCCAGGTCACCCGGAGCCTGGTCGAGCAGGGGTTCCTGCTCCCCGGCTGA
- a CDS encoding S8 family serine peptidase, protein MRRRAAGTVVGAACVLLAGQAITAAAATSAPNDPWFTAGRQWGLTQAGFPAAWCASSGAGALIAVIDGGVDFGHPDLAGKAAGSMVVQNGQVVPGEAPTDHGHATHVAGIAAADSNNGVGMSGAAPDARIYSVQMLFGGGQGTSTDLATAISYITNQVAPSWRGPVVLNVSVGATNGTTPPEVAAAISDAYAHGLGVAVAAGDQPGTSGYAQMDRQAMVVGALSQGGGVASYSPTGGVNVFAAGGENLSGTNVGTGIISTYTGGAYAWLTGTSMATPHVAGALALLMSTGLTNQQAYDRIQGTEGPGGALRVDRALGRSGGCAPAPVPAPVRSAPRAQVPPVTAAAPAPASVQTAPPLTAPAATAAPVAPVAPVVPSTSTVPYDETTHPLRTVTGPPPLAATVASPQGGVRGLLATTSAGARTDAGRVTLAAAAGFAVAYLSSLALWRRLQRGRAGAR, encoded by the coding sequence ATGCGTCGTCGTGCCGCCGGCACCGTGGTGGGCGCGGCCTGCGTGCTCCTCGCCGGCCAGGCGATCACCGCCGCGGCGGCGACCAGCGCACCCAACGACCCCTGGTTCACCGCCGGCCGGCAGTGGGGCCTGACCCAGGCGGGGTTCCCCGCCGCGTGGTGCGCCTCCTCCGGGGCGGGCGCGCTCATCGCCGTCATCGACGGCGGCGTCGACTTCGGCCATCCCGACCTCGCCGGCAAGGCGGCGGGCTCGATGGTGGTGCAGAACGGCCAGGTGGTGCCGGGCGAGGCGCCCACCGACCACGGCCACGCCACCCACGTGGCCGGCATCGCCGCCGCCGACAGCAACAACGGCGTGGGCATGAGCGGCGCCGCACCCGACGCGCGGATCTACTCGGTCCAGATGCTCTTCGGCGGCGGCCAGGGCACCTCCACCGACCTCGCCACCGCGATCAGCTACATCACCAACCAGGTGGCGCCCTCCTGGCGTGGACCGGTGGTGCTGAACGTCAGCGTCGGCGCCACCAACGGGACCACGCCGCCGGAGGTGGCCGCGGCGATCTCCGACGCGTACGCCCACGGCCTCGGCGTCGCCGTCGCCGCGGGCGACCAGCCGGGCACCAGCGGCTACGCGCAGATGGATCGCCAGGCGATGGTGGTCGGCGCCCTGAGCCAGGGCGGCGGGGTGGCGTCGTACAGCCCCACCGGCGGGGTCAACGTCTTCGCCGCCGGCGGCGAGAACCTCAGCGGCACCAACGTGGGCACCGGGATCATCTCCACCTACACCGGCGGCGCCTACGCCTGGCTGACCGGAACCTCGATGGCCACGCCTCACGTCGCCGGCGCCCTGGCGCTGCTGATGAGCACCGGGCTGACCAACCAGCAGGCCTACGACCGCATCCAGGGAACCGAGGGCCCCGGCGGAGCGCTGCGCGTCGACCGCGCGCTGGGCCGCAGCGGCGGCTGCGCCCCCGCACCCGTCCCCGCCCCGGTGCGGTCCGCGCCCCGTGCCCAGGTGCCGCCGGTGACCGCGGCGGCGCCCGCGCCCGCCAGCGTCCAGACCGCCCCCCCGCTGACCGCGCCGGCGGCGACCGCGGCTCCGGTGGCGCCGGTGGCGCCGGTGGTGCCGAGCACCAGCACCGTTCCCTACGACGAGACCACCCACCCGCTGCGCACCGTCACCGGCCCGCCTCCGCTGGCCGCGACGGTGGCGAGCCCGCAGGGCGGCGTGCGCGGCCTCCTCGCCACCACCTCGGCGGGGGCGCGCACCGACGCCGGCCGGGTCACCCTCGCCGCCGCCGCCGGCTTCGCGGTCGCGTACCTGAGCAGCCTGGCGCTCTGGCGCCGCCTCCAGCGGGGGCGCGCCGGGGCCCGCTGA